From Hartmannibacter diazotrophicus, a single genomic window includes:
- a CDS encoding glutamine synthetase family protein, translating to MTAESSRPEAEAAAFLAAHPDIVQIEAFLTDACGVQRGKILRPSELEGAYRNGRPLPCSILSLDTNGADVEGTGLLWEEGDSDRPCMPVPGTITLSPWRKTPTAQVILTSYEPDGSPSLADPRHALARVVGALNEKGYFPTVAVELEFYLLDASAAAENRAQPPKAANGFRPDQLQAYLMQELSDFAPFLDDVYAGAEAMGLPAKTLISEYSPAQLEIVLEHRTDPMRAADDAILYKRLVKGMAEKHGMVASFMAKPHADFSGSGMHLHVSLADETGTNLFAGEEPEKNALLMASIAGLEATMAEAMAIFAPNANSYRRFKPNSYAPVGPAWAVDNRTVPIRVTSGPPKTRHLEHRVCGADANPYVALAAVLAGMLEGIDNGLTPSVPITGNGYEQIAPSLPRHWPEALRRARASTVLPARLGERFTDIFLTIRETECDRFFAEVSDRDYAWYLRLA from the coding sequence ATGACCGCTGAGAGTTCCCGCCCCGAAGCCGAGGCTGCCGCCTTTCTTGCCGCCCATCCAGACATCGTCCAGATCGAGGCTTTCCTGACGGATGCCTGCGGCGTGCAGCGCGGCAAGATCCTGCGCCCCTCGGAACTGGAAGGCGCCTATCGCAACGGGCGGCCCCTGCCCTGCTCGATCCTGTCGCTCGACACCAATGGCGCGGACGTGGAAGGCACGGGTCTTCTGTGGGAAGAAGGCGACTCCGACCGGCCCTGCATGCCCGTACCCGGCACGATCACGCTGAGCCCCTGGCGCAAGACGCCGACGGCGCAGGTGATCCTGACCAGCTACGAGCCCGACGGCTCGCCGAGCCTTGCCGATCCGCGTCACGCGCTCGCCCGCGTGGTCGGCGCTCTCAACGAGAAGGGCTATTTCCCGACCGTCGCGGTGGAACTGGAGTTCTATCTGCTGGATGCGTCAGCGGCGGCGGAAAACCGCGCCCAGCCGCCAAAGGCCGCCAACGGCTTCCGGCCCGACCAGCTTCAAGCCTATCTGATGCAGGAATTGTCGGACTTCGCGCCCTTCCTCGACGACGTCTATGCCGGCGCCGAGGCGATGGGCCTGCCGGCGAAGACGCTGATTTCCGAGTATTCTCCGGCCCAACTGGAGATCGTGCTGGAGCACCGCACCGATCCGATGCGCGCGGCGGACGACGCCATTCTCTACAAGCGGCTCGTCAAGGGCATGGCCGAGAAGCACGGCATGGTCGCCAGCTTCATGGCCAAGCCTCATGCGGACTTTTCCGGCAGCGGCATGCATCTTCACGTCAGCCTTGCCGACGAGACGGGAACCAATCTCTTTGCCGGCGAAGAACCGGAAAAGAACGCGCTCTTGATGGCGTCCATCGCCGGGCTCGAGGCGACCATGGCCGAGGCGATGGCGATCTTCGCGCCGAACGCCAATTCCTACCGCCGCTTCAAGCCGAATTCCTACGCGCCGGTCGGCCCGGCCTGGGCGGTGGACAACCGGACGGTTCCGATCCGCGTGACCTCCGGCCCGCCGAAGACGCGCCATCTGGAGCATCGCGTCTGCGGCGCGGATGCGAACCCCTATGTGGCGCTCGCGGCGGTGCTGGCCGGCATGCTCGAAGGCATCGACAACGGGCTTACCCCGTCGGTGCCGATCACCGGCAACGGCTACGAGCAGATTGCGCCGAGCCTGCCCCGGCACTGGCCGGAGGCGCTGCGGCGCGCCCGCGCCTCCACGGTCCTGCCGGCGCGCCTCGGCGAGCGCTTCACGGATATCTTCCTCACGATCCGCGAAACAGAATGCGACCGCTTCTTCGCGGAAGTTTCCGACCGCGACTACGCCTGGTATCTGCGGCTCGCCTGA
- a CDS encoding DMT family transporter, giving the protein MTITAAAPRHRDAILLGILLMLVGDFMFALNDALGKWLVGSYGVGQVLFLRSLAGVAVILPMVLKAGPTSVLRLERPRLQVARAVLSTAEIVLFYAAVASLPLAYVMTIYLSAPIWVAALSPLMLGEAVGWRRWSAIVVGFGGVIVALQPSADTFSLATLLALAGSLAFALMIILSRQLRATPDVAIVFWQTVGALAAGIVLVPFDWAPASGRDIALMGLLGVVALLAHLLINRSLKLAPAAAVAPIQYTLLVWAVVFGYFIFGDVPQLSTAVGAAIIVAAGLFIFERQKKKGTLTKETVKTPPG; this is encoded by the coding sequence ATGACGATCACAGCCGCCGCGCCGCGCCACCGCGATGCCATCCTCCTCGGCATCCTGCTGATGCTCGTCGGCGATTTCATGTTCGCGCTGAACGATGCGCTCGGCAAATGGCTGGTCGGGTCCTACGGCGTCGGGCAGGTGCTGTTCCTGCGCAGCCTCGCCGGCGTTGCCGTCATCCTGCCGATGGTGCTGAAGGCCGGACCGACATCGGTCCTCCGCCTCGAACGGCCACGGCTGCAGGTTGCCCGCGCCGTGCTCTCCACCGCCGAGATCGTGCTCTTCTACGCGGCCGTCGCGAGCCTGCCGCTCGCCTATGTCATGACCATCTATCTCTCGGCGCCGATCTGGGTCGCGGCGCTGTCGCCCCTGATGCTGGGCGAGGCCGTCGGCTGGCGGCGCTGGAGCGCGATCGTCGTCGGCTTCGGAGGCGTCATCGTCGCGTTGCAGCCCTCGGCGGACACGTTCTCGCTGGCAACACTGCTGGCGCTCGCCGGCAGCCTCGCCTTTGCCCTGATGATCATCCTCAGCCGCCAGCTACGGGCAACGCCGGATGTCGCCATCGTCTTCTGGCAGACGGTCGGGGCGCTCGCCGCCGGCATCGTGCTCGTTCCCTTCGACTGGGCGCCCGCGAGTGGCCGGGACATCGCGCTGATGGGCCTGCTCGGCGTGGTGGCGCTGCTGGCGCATCTGCTCATCAACCGGTCGCTGAAACTCGCGCCGGCCGCCGCCGTCGCGCCGATCCAGTACACCCTGCTCGTCTGGGCGGTCGTCTTCGGCTATTTCATCTTCGGCGATGTGCCGCAACTCTCCACAGCCGTCGGCGCGGCAATCATTGTCGCGGCCGGGCTCTTCATCTTCGAGCGGCAGAAGAAGAAGGGCACGCTGACCAAGGAGACGGTCAAGACGCCGCCGGGCTGA
- a CDS encoding lytic murein transglycosylase — protein sequence MKRMRGWLAPLFLAALCGLSSPALAADKAAVERQFHGWLEKDLWPKAQDEGVPRRVFDAAFAGVRLNWKLPDLVQPGEKPPKQRRQTQAEFSTPAPYFKEDRLAQTAAKGRALNAGNADLLARIEKTYGVPGRIVLALWGRETGYGAVSGSYSAFEVLGTKAFMSTRKDLFETELLAALRIVAKGDVSPGSMKSSWAGAMGQPQFMPSSFLVYAVDFDGDGRRDIWNSVPDALASIANYLAQKGWQRGRDWGFEAQIPDTVSCAQEGPDLARPIADWARTGITRVSGRPFPAEELRSDGMMLVPAGRFGPEFIVTPNFYVLKAYNNSDLYALYVGNLADRIAYGSGAFQGRWGNVGHMLRSDVQAMQEALVRLGHDVGKVDGLAGYKTRRSIGRWQEAHGMASTCFPSKDLRIR from the coding sequence ATGAAGCGCATGCGCGGATGGCTCGCGCCATTGTTTCTGGCTGCTCTTTGCGGCCTCTCTTCGCCCGCACTGGCCGCCGACAAGGCCGCCGTCGAACGGCAGTTCCACGGCTGGCTTGAGAAGGACCTCTGGCCGAAGGCGCAAGACGAAGGGGTGCCGCGCCGGGTCTTCGACGCCGCATTCGCCGGCGTCCGTCTCAACTGGAAACTCCCCGATCTGGTGCAGCCCGGCGAAAAGCCGCCGAAGCAGCGGCGCCAGACCCAGGCCGAGTTTTCAACGCCCGCGCCCTATTTCAAGGAAGATCGGCTTGCTCAGACGGCCGCGAAGGGACGGGCGCTGAACGCCGGCAACGCCGATCTCCTTGCGCGCATCGAGAAGACCTACGGCGTGCCGGGCCGCATCGTGCTCGCTCTCTGGGGCCGCGAAACCGGCTACGGAGCGGTCTCCGGCTCCTATTCCGCTTTCGAGGTGCTGGGAACGAAGGCCTTCATGTCGACCCGGAAGGATCTTTTCGAAACGGAGCTTCTGGCCGCCCTTCGGATCGTCGCCAAGGGCGATGTGTCGCCCGGCTCCATGAAAAGCTCCTGGGCCGGCGCCATGGGGCAACCACAGTTCATGCCGTCGAGTTTTCTTGTCTATGCGGTCGATTTCGACGGCGATGGCAGGCGCGACATCTGGAACTCCGTGCCCGACGCGCTCGCCTCGATCGCCAACTATCTGGCGCAGAAGGGCTGGCAGCGCGGCAGGGATTGGGGCTTCGAGGCTCAAATTCCGGACACGGTTTCCTGCGCGCAGGAAGGGCCCGATCTGGCGCGGCCGATAGCCGATTGGGCGAGGACGGGCATCACCCGCGTCTCCGGCCGGCCGTTTCCGGCTGAGGAATTGCGCAGCGATGGCATGATGCTGGTGCCGGCGGGGCGCTTCGGGCCTGAATTCATCGTCACGCCGAACTTCTACGTCCTCAAGGCATACAATAATTCCGACCTTTATGCCCTCTATGTCGGCAATCTCGCCGACCGCATCGCCTATGGCTCCGGCGCGTTCCAGGGGCGCTGGGGCAATGTCGGCCACATGCTGCGCTCGGACGTCCAGGCCATGCAGGAGGCGCTCGTCAGGCTCGGCCATGACGTCGGCAAGGTCGATGGTCTTGCGGGCTACAAGACCCGGCGCTCCATAGGGCGCTGGCAGGAAGCCCATGGCATGGCCTCTACCTGCTTTCCGAGCAAGGATCTCAGGATCCGCTGA
- a CDS encoding ArsR/SmtB family transcription factor translates to MDERQALGAFAALSQETRLQIIRLLVVAGREGMAAGDLAKAAGVSPSNISFHLKELERAGLIAQRRESRSMIYTADYDALGELLQFLMEDCCAGHPRVLGACGAGSCATPPEAIE, encoded by the coding sequence ATGGATGAACGTCAAGCGCTCGGCGCATTCGCGGCCCTGTCGCAGGAGACCCGCCTTCAGATCATTCGCCTGCTGGTCGTCGCTGGCCGCGAGGGCATGGCGGCAGGGGACCTCGCCAAGGCGGCTGGGGTGTCGCCGTCCAATATCTCCTTCCATCTGAAGGAGCTGGAAAGGGCCGGCCTCATCGCACAGAGGCGCGAATCCCGTTCGATGATCTACACCGCGGACTACGATGCTCTCGGCGAGTTGCTCCAGTTTCTCATGGAGGATTGCTGCGCCGGCCACCCCAGGGTTTTGGGAGCTTGCGGTGCCGGATCCTGCGCCACGCCGCCGGAAGCGATCGAATGA
- the kdsA gene encoding 3-deoxy-8-phosphooctulonate synthase, with the protein MTTPKPVTVGNVTFANDKPFVLISGPCQIESREHALKIADFLATETKKAGVPFVFKGSYDKANRTSLKGQRGIGIDAGLLILAEIRDTFGCPVLTDIHDIEQAKRAGEVVDILQIPAFLSRQTDLLIAAGETGRTINVKKGQFLAPWDMANVADKIASTGNEKILLCDRGTSFGYQTLVSDFRGLPMMAETGYPVVFDATHSVQEPGGRGGSSGGKRDYAPALARAAIAVGCAAIFAEAHDDPDNAPSDGPNMLPLEWIPGFLADLTALDRIAKARSLKAGF; encoded by the coding sequence ATGACCACGCCCAAGCCCGTCACCGTCGGCAACGTCACCTTCGCCAACGACAAGCCCTTCGTGCTGATCTCCGGCCCGTGCCAGATCGAAAGCCGCGAGCATGCGCTGAAGATCGCCGACTTCCTGGCAACGGAGACGAAGAAGGCGGGCGTGCCCTTCGTCTTCAAGGGGTCCTACGACAAGGCCAACCGCACGTCGCTGAAGGGCCAGCGCGGCATCGGCATTGACGCGGGTCTGCTGATCCTTGCCGAAATCCGCGACACCTTCGGCTGCCCGGTGCTGACCGACATTCACGACATCGAACAGGCGAAGCGCGCCGGCGAAGTCGTAGACATCCTGCAGATCCCGGCCTTCCTGTCGCGCCAGACGGATCTTCTGATCGCGGCCGGCGAGACCGGGAGGACGATCAACGTCAAGAAGGGCCAGTTCCTCGCGCCCTGGGACATGGCGAATGTCGCGGACAAGATCGCGTCCACCGGCAACGAGAAGATCCTGCTCTGCGACCGGGGCACCTCCTTCGGCTACCAGACGCTGGTGTCCGATTTCCGCGGTCTGCCGATGATGGCCGAGACGGGCTATCCGGTGGTCTTCGACGCCACCCATTCGGTGCAGGAGCCGGGCGGACGCGGCGGCTCGTCGGGCGGAAAGCGCGACTACGCCCCGGCGCTGGCCCGTGCGGCCATCGCGGTCGGCTGTGCGGCGATCTTTGCCGAAGCGCACGACGACCCGGACAACGCCCCGAGCGACGGACCGAACATGCTGCCGCTCGAGTGGATCCCGGGCTTCCTTGCCGACCTCACCGCGCTCGACAGGATCGCCAAGGCGCGGAGTCTGAAGGCGGGGTTCTGA
- a CDS encoding alpha/beta hydrolase, whose product MASEIFLRATHWLSPARLCRVWRLETTGRRMPGLLAARHLCWIALILLSACAGRPEGGALVVNDVAAPGAKEHEIFVATTRSRDDTDANAMFSGERRDLEPGVSELDFAHVGVSVPPNHVAGNVEWPKSLPGDPSKNFVTRSKGYVNDEKEFAAEIRKAVASRPKGQRNVLVFVHGFNTKFDEGVYRLAQMVNDTGFEGVPVLFTWASRGRIFDYVYDRDSATVARDALEDTLEIAAASGAEEVTLFAHSMGNWVAVEALRQAKIAGHERFGGKLKGVVLASPDIDVDVFKAEMRRYGKPNPPFLMLISQDDKALRVSSLLAGDKPRVGGYASDDQEIADLGVVIVDLTNLKGGDNLGHSKFALIGGDFAAAMMKRMRAGDNLDFASDPTFSEQASQLGRGLGNTVGGAAGIIITTPVAILTAPLEIFSR is encoded by the coding sequence TTGGCGAGTGAAATCTTTCTGCGCGCCACGCACTGGCTTTCACCCGCTCGTCTTTGTAGGGTTTGGCGGCTTGAAACGACGGGACGACGAATGCCAGGACTGCTTGCCGCTCGCCATCTGTGCTGGATCGCTCTGATCCTTTTATCCGCCTGTGCCGGGCGGCCGGAGGGTGGGGCCCTTGTCGTCAATGACGTTGCCGCGCCCGGCGCGAAGGAACACGAGATCTTCGTCGCGACGACCCGCAGCCGCGATGACACGGACGCGAATGCCATGTTCAGCGGAGAGCGGCGCGATCTGGAACCGGGCGTTTCGGAACTGGATTTTGCCCATGTCGGCGTTTCCGTGCCGCCGAACCATGTCGCCGGCAATGTTGAATGGCCCAAGAGCCTTCCCGGCGATCCGTCGAAGAATTTCGTGACCCGATCGAAAGGCTATGTGAACGACGAGAAGGAGTTCGCGGCCGAAATTCGCAAGGCGGTGGCCTCCAGGCCGAAGGGCCAGCGAAACGTTCTTGTCTTTGTTCACGGCTTCAACACCAAGTTCGACGAGGGCGTCTACCGTCTCGCCCAGATGGTCAACGACACAGGTTTCGAAGGCGTTCCGGTGCTTTTCACCTGGGCCTCGCGGGGCAGAATCTTCGACTATGTCTATGATCGCGACAGCGCCACCGTGGCCCGCGACGCGCTTGAGGACACGCTGGAAATTGCCGCCGCTTCCGGGGCGGAAGAGGTCACCCTCTTTGCCCATTCGATGGGTAACTGGGTTGCCGTCGAAGCGCTGCGCCAGGCCAAGATTGCCGGACATGAGAGATTTGGCGGCAAGCTCAAGGGCGTGGTCCTGGCCTCGCCCGATATCGACGTCGACGTCTTCAAGGCCGAGATGCGCCGCTACGGCAAGCCCAACCCGCCCTTCCTGATGCTGATTTCCCAGGACGACAAGGCGCTGAGGGTGTCGTCTCTGCTGGCAGGCGACAAGCCGCGCGTCGGCGGCTATGCGAGCGACGATCAGGAAATTGCCGACCTTGGCGTGGTGATCGTCGATCTCACCAACTTGAAGGGTGGCGACAACCTTGGCCATTCCAAGTTCGCCTTGATCGGGGGTGACTTCGCCGCCGCAATGATGAAGCGCATGCGGGCCGGCGATAATCTGGACTTCGCCAGCGACCCGACATTCTCCGAACAGGCGAGCCAATTGGGCCGTGGGCTTGGAAACACGGTCGGGGGCGCCGCGGGCATCATCATCACAACCCCGGTTGCGATCCTGACCGCGCCGCTGGAGATTTTCAGTCGGTAA
- a CDS encoding EF-hand domain-containing protein → MKTSTKAILAALALTTVAGGAGVAFADGRRGGDGFGHHGMMGMHHGEGGRAEMLMQRFDTNGDGKITQDEINAAQDKRFAEANPSGTGDVTLDEFKTFWLKEHDLRVVRAFQRLDRNGDGKITKDEFDYRTKDMVKRLDRNGDGVLEQVDRPRGWGHGPGNRGPRGMMMGDGPRGMMNGQGPMGQGPMGQGPMDQSPMMQDDDSDSAQ, encoded by the coding sequence ATGAAGACTTCCACCAAGGCCATCCTCGCCGCGCTTGCCCTGACGACTGTCGCCGGGGGCGCCGGTGTCGCCTTTGCCGACGGCCGCCGAGGCGGCGATGGCTTCGGTCACCATGGCATGATGGGCATGCATCATGGTGAGGGCGGACGTGCCGAGATGCTGATGCAGCGGTTCGACACCAATGGCGACGGCAAGATCACCCAGGATGAGATCAACGCCGCGCAGGACAAGCGCTTCGCCGAGGCCAACCCGTCGGGCACCGGCGACGTGACGCTGGACGAGTTCAAGACCTTCTGGCTCAAGGAACATGACCTGCGGGTGGTGCGGGCCTTCCAGCGCCTCGACCGCAACGGCGACGGCAAGATAACCAAGGACGAGTTCGACTACCGGACCAAGGATATGGTCAAGCGCCTCGACCGCAATGGCGACGGCGTGCTGGAGCAGGTCGACCGCCCGCGCGGCTGGGGGCATGGCCCCGGCAATCGTGGACCGCGCGGGATGATGATGGGTGACGGGCCGCGCGGCATGATGAACGGTCAGGGTCCGATGGGCCAGGGTCCGATGGGCCAGGGTCCGATGGACCAGAGCCCGATGATGCAGGACGACGATAGCGACAGCGCCCAGTAA
- a CDS encoding MFS transporter, with protein sequence MSAVPGAVPRRGAIIAALGVTQIFAWGSSYYLLAVLARPIAQETGWPMSWTVGGFSVGLLVAGLIAPGAGRAIEAYGGRPVLALGSLLLACGLLFLGLSESLPVYLLSWTVLGAGMACGLYDAAFSTLGRYFGREARSAITLLTLFGGFASTICWPISAFIVDRLGWREACFVYACVQIVISLPLHVFVLPGVEDRTPVSGQSKGALALEPHERTTFRLLSATMVLCGLVSSMISVHLLTMLQARGFDLAAAVAFGTLVGPSQVGARVVEMTVGKRHHAVWTMFAAVGLLTLGLVLLWSGLPITALALVFYGAGNGVFSIARGAVPLALFSERQYPAIMGRLALPSLITQATAPSLGGLILDRMGAGALLVLLSVSGAIAVGLVLVLLARVKVAGALVRP encoded by the coding sequence ATGAGCGCCGTTCCCGGAGCGGTTCCACGCCGCGGGGCGATCATCGCCGCCCTCGGCGTCACCCAGATCTTCGCCTGGGGCTCGTCCTACTATCTGCTGGCCGTGCTGGCCCGGCCCATTGCACAGGAAACGGGCTGGCCGATGTCCTGGACCGTCGGCGGCTTTTCCGTGGGCCTCCTGGTCGCGGGACTGATCGCGCCCGGTGCCGGGCGCGCGATCGAGGCCTATGGCGGGCGCCCTGTCCTCGCGCTTGGCTCGCTGCTGCTTGCATGCGGCTTGCTGTTTCTCGGGCTTTCCGAGAGTCTCCCGGTCTATCTCCTGTCGTGGACGGTCCTCGGCGCCGGCATGGCCTGCGGCCTCTACGACGCGGCATTCTCCACCCTCGGGCGCTATTTCGGCAGGGAGGCCCGGAGCGCGATCACGCTGCTGACCCTGTTCGGCGGCTTCGCTAGCACGATCTGCTGGCCCATATCGGCCTTCATCGTCGATCGTCTTGGCTGGCGCGAGGCGTGCTTCGTCTACGCCTGCGTGCAGATCGTCATAAGCCTGCCGCTGCATGTCTTCGTTCTTCCGGGCGTCGAGGATCGAACGCCCGTGTCTGGTCAATCGAAGGGGGCATTGGCGCTCGAACCCCATGAACGAACGACGTTTCGGTTGCTCTCTGCGACCATGGTTCTCTGCGGCCTCGTTAGTTCGATGATCTCGGTCCACTTGCTGACGATGCTGCAGGCGCGCGGCTTCGATCTTGCCGCTGCCGTCGCCTTCGGAACGCTGGTGGGACCCTCGCAGGTCGGGGCTCGCGTCGTCGAGATGACGGTCGGAAAGCGCCACCATGCGGTCTGGACGATGTTCGCCGCGGTCGGGCTGCTGACCCTGGGGCTTGTCCTGCTCTGGTCGGGGCTGCCGATCACGGCACTGGCGCTCGTGTTCTATGGCGCCGGCAACGGCGTCTTTTCCATTGCGCGCGGAGCGGTGCCGCTCGCCCTGTTCAGCGAACGCCAGTATCCGGCCATCATGGGGCGGTTGGCCCTTCCAAGCCTCATCACCCAGGCGACGGCGCCCTCGCTTGGCGGTCTCATTCTTGACCGGATGGGAGCCGGCGCGCTGCTGGTCCTGCTGTCCGTGTCAGGAGCCATCGCCGTCGGACTTGTCCTGGTCCTGCTCGCCCGCGTGAAGGTGGCGGGCGCGCTGGTTCGGCCGTGA
- a CDS encoding aspartate aminotransferase family protein has product MTSNSISRSRIDAVLAAERTLFEQRNPRSRALAEKASRHLPGGVPLHWMKDWGTPFPLSVASAKGAEVTDADGHVLADFCLGDTGAMFGHSPEPVVAAIREAAGHGLTAMMPSTFAAEVGDLLADIFGLDFFQMTQTASDANRAVIRWARAITRRPRLMVFEGCYHGQVDDAFVTIKDGKTAIRPGLLGQVTGITTTSVSVPFNDLDAVEAELKKGDIALVLTEPALTNTAMVLPKPGFLDGLAKLCKAHGTLLGIDETHTISTARGGYAKTHGLKPDFLVVGKPIAGGLPAAVFGFTAEVEAAMRAVDAERPAGYSGIGTTLAGNMLALAAMRATLAEVMTEDAYQHMIDLAETLAAALRHVIASRALPWTVTQMGARAEIVFSPEPLADGRAAYASIDHDLEKAIHLFLLNRDVLVTPFHNMTLVSPATTEGHVLRLGSAFADAIDTLIA; this is encoded by the coding sequence ATGACCTCCAATTCCATATCCCGTTCGCGCATCGACGCGGTGCTTGCCGCCGAGCGCACCCTTTTCGAGCAGCGCAATCCGAGGTCCAGGGCTCTTGCCGAAAAGGCGTCGCGGCACCTGCCGGGCGGCGTGCCTCTACACTGGATGAAGGACTGGGGCACGCCGTTTCCGCTTTCCGTCGCGAGCGCCAAGGGGGCCGAAGTCACGGACGCCGACGGGCACGTTCTGGCGGATTTCTGCCTCGGCGACACGGGCGCGATGTTCGGCCATTCGCCGGAACCCGTGGTCGCGGCAATCCGCGAGGCGGCCGGACATGGCCTCACCGCCATGATGCCGAGCACATTCGCCGCCGAGGTCGGCGATCTTCTCGCCGATATCTTCGGCCTCGATTTCTTCCAGATGACGCAGACGGCGAGCGACGCCAACCGGGCCGTCATCCGCTGGGCGCGCGCGATCACCCGCCGCCCGCGCCTGATGGTCTTCGAGGGCTGCTATCACGGGCAGGTGGACGACGCCTTCGTCACGATCAAGGACGGCAAGACGGCGATCCGGCCCGGCCTGCTCGGTCAGGTGACCGGCATCACGACGACGTCGGTCTCGGTTCCCTTCAACGATCTCGATGCCGTCGAAGCGGAGCTGAAGAAGGGCGATATCGCGCTCGTCCTCACCGAACCCGCGCTCACCAACACCGCGATGGTGCTGCCGAAGCCCGGCTTTCTCGACGGACTGGCGAAGCTCTGCAAGGCGCATGGCACCCTGCTCGGCATCGACGAGACACACACGATCTCGACCGCGCGCGGCGGCTACGCCAAGACGCATGGGTTGAAGCCGGACTTTCTCGTCGTCGGCAAGCCGATCGCCGGAGGGCTGCCTGCCGCTGTCTTCGGCTTCACCGCCGAGGTCGAGGCCGCGATGCGCGCGGTCGATGCGGAGCGCCCCGCAGGCTACAGCGGCATCGGCACGACGCTCGCCGGCAACATGCTGGCGCTCGCCGCGATGCGGGCGACACTTGCCGAGGTGATGACCGAGGACGCCTATCAGCACATGATCGACCTTGCGGAGACACTGGCGGCGGCGCTAAGGCACGTCATTGCCTCGCGCGCCCTGCCGTGGACCGTGACGCAGATGGGCGCGCGGGCCGAGATCGTCTTCTCGCCGGAGCCGCTGGCCGACGGCCGCGCGGCCTATGCGTCCATCGACCACGACCTCGAAAAGGCCATCCACCTCTTCCTCTTGAACCGCGACGTGCTGGTGACGCCCTTCCACAATATGACGCTGGTGTCGCCGGCAACGACCGAGGGCCATGTGCTGCGCCTCGGCAGCGCCTTCGCCGACGCCATCGACACGCTTATCGCATGA
- a CDS encoding DUF6428 family protein translates to MPEMDNLKNADQDITLGDLLTVLRDAADLPLIFAYDGNPVRSGYHVTEVKAGAFAALDCGANHEEWSEIFIQLWDIDEGERTHMTAGKFSAIILKVADHVGIDPSARMTFEVSDGMRPMQLYSADAPVVRDGIVHVQLTPRPASCKPRDRWLAETASSAQASCCGTAASDAGCCAPTA, encoded by the coding sequence ATGCCCGAGATGGACAACCTCAAAAATGCCGATCAGGACATTACCCTCGGCGACCTGCTCACGGTGCTGCGCGATGCGGCGGATTTGCCGCTGATCTTCGCCTACGATGGAAACCCGGTGCGCTCCGGCTACCATGTGACGGAGGTCAAGGCCGGTGCGTTCGCCGCGCTCGATTGCGGCGCCAATCACGAGGAATGGTCCGAAATCTTCATTCAGCTTTGGGATATCGACGAAGGTGAGCGGACCCATATGACGGCCGGGAAGTTCTCCGCCATCATCTTGAAAGTCGCCGACCATGTGGGGATCGACCCGTCCGCCCGAATGACCTTCGAGGTCAGCGACGGGATGCGGCCCATGCAGCTTTACAGCGCGGATGCGCCCGTCGTCCGCGATGGGATTGTCCATGTGCAGTTGACGCCGCGCCCGGCAAGCTGCAAGCCGCGCGACCGGTGGCTGGCGGAAACCGCGTCCAGCGCCCAGGCATCCTGCTGCGGCACGGCCGCCAGCGATGCCGGCTGCTGCGCCCCGACGGCCTGA
- a CDS encoding response regulator, protein MNDTSNHILVVDDHRDIRDLIGRYLVKNGMRVTTADSAASARKLLKAASIDLVVLDIMMPGEDGLSFCRFLRETTDIPVILLTAMAEDTDRVVGLEIGADDYVTKPFNPRELLARIRAVLRRTSNPTRPRDAVDAKKLAFDRFELDIQRRELLDAEGVATPLSTAEYQLLTTFLKRPHMVLGREQLLDLTSGRPMAVFDRSIDNQVSRLRKKIETDPKNPVLIKTVWGGGYTFTADVSEVET, encoded by the coding sequence ATGAACGATACCAGCAATCATATCCTCGTCGTCGACGACCATCGCGATATCCGCGACCTGATCGGCCGCTATCTCGTCAAGAACGGCATGCGGGTGACGACCGCGGACAGCGCCGCCAGCGCACGCAAGCTGTTGAAGGCGGCCTCGATCGACCTCGTCGTCCTCGACATCATGATGCCGGGCGAGGACGGGCTTTCCTTCTGCCGCTTCCTGCGCGAGACGACCGACATCCCCGTGATCCTGCTGACCGCCATGGCCGAGGACACCGACCGCGTCGTCGGCCTGGAGATCGGGGCGGACGACTATGTCACCAAGCCCTTCAACCCGCGGGAACTGCTCGCCCGCATCCGCGCCGTGCTGCGCCGGACCTCCAATCCGACCAGGCCGCGCGATGCGGTCGATGCCAAGAAGCTTGCCTTCGACAGGTTCGAGCTCGATATCCAGCGGCGCGAACTCCTCGACGCGGAGGGCGTCGCAACGCCGCTCTCGACCGCCGAATACCAGCTACTCACCACCTTCCTGAAGCGGCCACACATGGTGCTCGGACGCGAACAGCTTCTCGACCTCACGTCGGGACGCCCGATGGCGGTCTTCGACCGGTCGATCGACAACCAGGTCAGCCGGCTGCGCAAGAAGATCGAGACCGACCCCAAGAACCCCGTGCTGATCAAGACGGTGTGGGGCGGCGGCTATACGTTCACGGCAGACGTGAGCGAAGTCGAAACCTGA